The Xanthomonas fragariae genome has a segment encoding these proteins:
- the dapF gene encoding diaminopimelate epimerase, producing MSAEASSGRLRFTKMHGAGNDFVVLDLRDGTPPPDAALVAHLADRHFGVGCDQILTIEAPRSSGPVAAYGIWNSDGSAARQCGNGARCVAAWLVRDGTAQGDRFIIDSPFTAHAVERLDEGTYSVAMGVPQFAPPQIPLAGFARAREEYALPVHGETLRFGAVSMGNPHAVVEVGRVDAAPVERVGTLLQQNAAFPNSVNVGFVQVVDPTHVRLRVFERGVGETLACGSGACAAAVVLMQRGRVERDVRVSLPGGELRIGWPGDEQEVVMSGPAVFVFDGEWN from the coding sequence ATGAGCGCTGAGGCTAGCAGCGGGCGTCTGCGCTTCACAAAAATGCATGGCGCCGGCAACGATTTCGTGGTGCTGGACTTGCGCGACGGCACGCCGCCGCCGGATGCGGCGCTGGTCGCGCACTTGGCCGATCGCCACTTTGGGGTGGGCTGCGATCAGATCCTGACCATCGAAGCCCCGCGTAGCAGCGGGCCGGTAGCCGCCTACGGCATCTGGAATTCCGACGGCTCGGCCGCGCGCCAATGCGGTAACGGCGCGCGCTGTGTCGCGGCATGGTTGGTGCGTGACGGCACCGCACAAGGCGATCGGTTCATCATCGACAGCCCGTTTACTGCGCACGCAGTGGAGCGTCTGGATGAGGGCACCTATTCGGTTGCGATGGGCGTGCCGCAATTCGCGCCCCCGCAGATTCCGTTGGCAGGGTTTGCACGTGCGCGCGAGGAATACGCGCTGCCGGTGCACGGCGAGACGTTGCGCTTTGGCGCGGTATCGATGGGCAACCCGCACGCGGTGGTCGAAGTCGGTCGTGTGGATGCGGCGCCGGTAGAGCGCGTGGGCACGCTGCTGCAGCAGAATGCGGCGTTCCCCAATTCGGTCAATGTCGGCTTCGTCCAGGTGGTGGATCCGACGCATGTTCGCCTGCGCGTGTTCGAGCGTGGTGTCGGCGAGACGCTGGCCTGCGGCAGCGGCGCGTGCGCGGCCGCCGTGGTGCTGATGCAGCGCGGTCGCGTCGAGCGCGACGTACGGGTGTCGTTGCCGGGCGGCGAGCTGCGTATCGGCTGGCCTGGGGATGAGCAAGAGGTGGTGATGTCCGGCCCGGCCGTGTTCGTCTTCGATGGAGAATGGAACTGA
- the lptM gene encoding LPS translocon maturation chaperone LptM — translation MIIMSRQSARLALVGATFVLLVACGNKGPLVMPQKPVPVEAQPTPPPPGAPQSLDESAPAAAPVDNDTKPAPTTNYPASSGNER, via the coding sequence ATGATTATCATGTCCCGACAGTCTGCTCGCCTCGCACTGGTTGGTGCGACCTTTGTCCTGCTTGTCGCCTGCGGTAACAAGGGCCCGCTGGTGATGCCGCAGAAGCCGGTGCCGGTGGAGGCCCAGCCCACACCGCCGCCGCCGGGTGCGCCGCAATCGCTGGATGAGTCCGCACCAGCGGCTGCGCCGGTCGACAACGACACCAAACCCGCGCCCACCACCAACTATCCCGCTAGCAGCGGAAATGAGCGCTGA
- a CDS encoding YbaN family protein: protein MMRPTRFRWAWWLLAYVSLTTGIVGIFVPGLPTTVFILISAWAASHGSERLHTWLLSHPRFGPAIVEWQTYRAVSRKAKWMATGIMTICACIMLWCIPVLWVKCLSIGSMAVVAIWLWLRPEPPPRALPAQH, encoded by the coding sequence ATGATGCGACCGACTCGATTCCGCTGGGCTTGGTGGTTGCTGGCTTACGTCAGCCTGACGACCGGCATTGTCGGGATCTTCGTGCCGGGATTGCCCACCACCGTCTTCATCCTTATTTCCGCCTGGGCGGCCTCGCATGGCTCCGAACGCCTGCACACCTGGCTGCTCTCGCATCCGCGCTTTGGCCCGGCCATCGTCGAATGGCAGACCTATCGCGCGGTCAGCCGGAAGGCCAAATGGATGGCGACAGGAATCATGACCATCTGTGCGTGCATCATGCTGTGGTGCATCCCGGTGCTCTGGGTCAAGTGCCTGTCGATTGGCAGCATGGCCGTGGTAGCGATCTGGCTATGGCTGCGCCCTGAGCCGCCGCCACGTGCGCTGCCTGCGCAGCACTGA
- a CDS encoding S9 family peptidase, with protein sequence MKHVLTLLISTLMTTSVPSAFAALPSPPDVAKHPHVVKAPFGATRNDDYYWLRDDKREDKAMLAYLNAENAYTDALMAPLKPLEETLYTEIVGRIKQDDASVPYRKRGYWYYTRFETGKDYPIQARRKGSMEAPEEILLDVNQMAQSKGYFSVGDAEVSQDNRILAWADDAVGRRQYTIRFKNLETGQIYPDTVEGVSPNVVWADDNKTLFYVENDAETLLTVRVKKHVLGTPSKDDVLVYEEKDDSFYMGIGRTRDDKYIVIGVESTVSSESRYAPADKPERFTVLAKRERDVEYHPEHFDGRWVIRTNADGAKNFKLVTAPTNATTRKQWIDWVAHEDNVYIENFELFDGFTAIEERSGGLERVRLLKRDGSHEYVKADEPAYSMGLSVNSEPHTAWLRYSYTSLTTPATTYELNTQTGERKLLKQQPVIGYDAGNYVTERVWITARDGVEVPVSLVYKKGFEKDGTAALFQYAYGSYGVSMDPAFNLPAISLLDRGVVYAIAHIRGGQEMGRQWYDDGKLLHKKNTFNDFIDVTRGLVAQGYAAKDRVAASGGSAGGLLMGAVANMAPQDYRVMLAQVPFVDVVTTMLDASIPLTTNEYDEWGNPEKNDYYDYMLSYSPYDNVRKQAYPALFVGTGLWDSQVQYWEPAKWVAKLRDDNTGTQPIVFRTNMEAGHGGKSGRFRRYRELAESYAFVLDQLGAK encoded by the coding sequence ATGAAGCATGTTCTCACACTTCTGATCTCCACCCTGATGACCACATCTGTTCCTTCCGCCTTCGCAGCCCTCCCGTCGCCGCCGGATGTGGCCAAGCATCCGCATGTGGTCAAGGCCCCGTTCGGTGCAACTCGTAACGACGATTACTACTGGCTGCGCGACGACAAGCGCGAGGACAAGGCAATGCTGGCCTACCTCAACGCCGAAAATGCCTACACAGACGCGCTGATGGCGCCGCTCAAGCCGCTTGAAGAAACGCTGTATACCGAGATCGTCGGGCGCATCAAGCAGGACGATGCCAGTGTGCCGTATCGCAAACGTGGCTATTGGTACTACACGCGTTTTGAAACCGGCAAGGACTATCCGATCCAGGCACGGCGCAAGGGCAGCATGGAGGCGCCGGAAGAAATTCTGCTCGACGTCAACCAGATGGCGCAGAGCAAGGGCTATTTCAGCGTCGGCGATGCCGAAGTCAGTCAGGACAATCGCATCCTCGCCTGGGCCGATGACGCCGTCGGGCGCCGGCAATACACGATTCGTTTCAAGAATCTGGAGACTGGCCAAATCTACCCGGACACCGTCGAAGGCGTGTCGCCGAACGTGGTCTGGGCCGACGACAACAAGACGCTGTTCTACGTCGAGAACGACGCGGAAACGTTGCTTACCGTGCGCGTGAAAAAGCATGTGCTCGGCACCCCGTCCAAAGACGATGTGCTCGTGTACGAGGAAAAGGACGACAGCTTCTACATGGGTATCGGCCGCACTCGCGACGATAAGTACATCGTCATCGGTGTGGAAAGCACGGTCTCTTCCGAATCGCGCTACGCGCCGGCCGACAAGCCCGAGCGTTTCACGGTGCTGGCCAAGCGTGAACGCGATGTCGAATATCACCCAGAGCACTTCGACGGCCGTTGGGTGATCCGCACCAATGCCGATGGCGCCAAGAACTTCAAGCTGGTGACCGCGCCCACCAACGCGACCACGCGCAAGCAGTGGATCGACTGGGTAGCGCACGAGGACAACGTCTATATCGAAAATTTCGAGCTATTCGACGGGTTTACTGCAATCGAAGAGCGCTCCGGCGGTCTGGAACGTGTGCGCCTGCTCAAGCGCGATGGCAGTCATGAATATGTCAAGGCAGATGAACCCGCGTATTCGATGGGCCTGTCGGTCAACTCCGAGCCTCACACCGCGTGGCTGCGTTATAGCTACACCTCGTTGACCACGCCGGCCACCACGTACGAGCTCAACACGCAGACCGGCGAGCGCAAGCTGCTCAAGCAGCAACCGGTGATTGGTTACGATGCCGGCAATTACGTGACTGAGCGCGTGTGGATCACTGCGCGCGATGGCGTCGAGGTGCCGGTGTCGTTGGTCTATAAGAAAGGCTTCGAAAAGGATGGCACTGCAGCGTTGTTCCAGTACGCATACGGCAGTTATGGTGTATCGATGGACCCGGCCTTCAATCTGCCGGCGATCAGCCTGCTGGACCGTGGCGTGGTGTACGCCATCGCACATATCCGCGGCGGCCAGGAAATGGGCCGTCAGTGGTACGACGACGGCAAACTGCTGCACAAGAAGAACACCTTCAACGACTTTATCGATGTCACCCGTGGCTTGGTAGCGCAAGGCTACGCCGCCAAGGATCGTGTCGCTGCATCCGGCGGCAGCGCTGGCGGTCTGTTGATGGGTGCGGTGGCCAATATGGCCCCGCAGGATTACCGTGTGATGCTGGCGCAGGTGCCGTTCGTCGATGTGGTCACCACCATGCTCGACGCCAGTATTCCCCTCACCACCAACGAATACGATGAGTGGGGCAACCCTGAAAAAAACGATTACTACGACTACATGCTGTCGTATTCCCCGTACGACAACGTACGCAAGCAGGCCTATCCGGCCCTGTTCGTCGGCACTGGTTTGTGGGATTCGCAGGTGCAGTACTGGGAGCCGGCCAAGTGGGTCGCCAAACTGCGTGACGACAATACCGGCACGCAGCCGATCGTCTTCCGCACCAATATGGAAGCCGGCCACGGCGGCAAATCCGGCCGTTTCCGTCGCTATCGCGAACTGGCCGAGTCATATGCGTTTGTGTTGGATCAGTTGGGTGCGAAGTAG
- a CDS encoding pyridoxal phosphate-dependent aminotransferase gives MDFPSPHASGYSRRSQDIAPFHVMSLLARANALEQAGHDVIHLEIGEPDFTTAAPIVAAGQAALAAGHTRYTASRGLPTLRAAIAGFYAQRYGCDIDPERILVTPGGSGALLLASSLLVDPDKHWLLADPGYPCNRHFLRLVEGAAQLVPVDPDTDYQLTPALVDACWNAASVGALVASPANPTGSVLSRDQLAALSQALQARGGHFVVDEIYHGLTYGLDAHSALEVDDSAFVLNSFSKYFGMTGWRLGWLIAPPNAVPELEKLAQNLYISASTIAQHAALACFTPESIAIFEARRAEFQQRRDYLLPALRALGFKIAAEPQGAFYLYADISAFSDDAQAFCAHFLETEHVAFTPGIDFGHHRANQHVRVAYTQRLPRLEQAVERIARGLRHIGTEEPAARTPSI, from the coding sequence ATGGACTTCCCATCTCCGCACGCCTCCGGCTACAGCCGCCGCAGCCAGGACATCGCCCCGTTCCATGTGATGTCGCTGCTGGCCCGCGCCAACGCGCTCGAACAGGCAGGCCACGACGTGATCCACCTGGAAATTGGCGAACCCGATTTCACTACCGCCGCGCCGATCGTCGCCGCCGGACAGGCAGCGTTGGCGGCCGGCCACACCCGCTACACCGCCTCACGCGGCCTTCCCACGTTGCGCGCTGCCATCGCCGGCTTCTATGCGCAGCGCTATGGCTGCGACATCGATCCGGAACGGATCCTGGTCACGCCAGGTGGATCCGGTGCGCTGTTGCTGGCCAGCAGTTTATTGGTCGACCCTGACAAGCATTGGTTGCTCGCCGACCCCGGCTATCCATGCAACCGACACTTCCTGCGTCTGGTCGAAGGCGCCGCGCAACTGGTGCCGGTCGACCCAGACACCGACTACCAGTTGACCCCGGCGCTGGTGGACGCGTGCTGGAATGCTGCTAGCGTCGGCGCGCTGGTCGCCTCGCCGGCAAACCCTACCGGCAGCGTGCTTTCGCGCGATCAATTGGCCGCGTTGTCGCAGGCATTGCAAGCGCGCGGTGGCCACTTTGTGGTGGACGAGATTTACCACGGCCTGACCTACGGCCTGGATGCGCATAGCGCACTGGAAGTAGACGACAGCGCCTTCGTGTTGAACAGTTTTTCCAAATACTTCGGCATGACCGGCTGGCGCCTGGGCTGGCTGATCGCCCCGCCCAACGCAGTGCCCGAGTTGGAAAAGTTGGCGCAAAATCTCTACATCAGCGCCTCCACGATCGCCCAGCACGCCGCATTAGCCTGTTTTACGCCAGAAAGCATCGCCATCTTCGAAGCGCGCCGCGCCGAGTTCCAGCAACGCCGTGATTACCTGTTGCCGGCCTTGCGCGCATTAGGCTTCAAAATCGCGGCCGAACCGCAAGGCGCGTTCTATCTCTACGCCGACATCAGCGCATTTTCCGATGATGCCCAGGCCTTCTGCGCGCACTTCCTGGAAACCGAACATGTCGCCTTCACCCCTGGCATCGACTTCGGCCACCACCGCGCAAACCAACATGTCCGCGTCGCGTATACGCAACGTCTGCCGCGTCTTGAACAAGCGGTGGAGCGCATTGCGCGTGGGTTGCGGCACATCGGAACAGAGGAACCAGCCGCGCGCACGCCATCCATCTGA